GGCTGCTCGAGCGCGGCGCCTTGCAGACCGCCCGACCCTGCCCGGCGAGATTCCCAGGAAGAAACGCTGGTACGCCAATCTGATCAGGCCGTGTAGGACCACACGCACGGGAGCCTGCGGTAACCACGTCGGCAGTGCGGCGACGGCACGAGGCAGCAGTCGTGCTGCTCGTCGCGGCAGGCCCAGCACGGCAACAACTTCTAACATGCCGTCCAGGCTTTCCATTGCCTCGGCGGCCATGGCGACACCGACGGGATGACGTTCCCGCTCATAGGTGTTCAGCAAGTCGTCACCGGCTCGCCCGGTGTGCACCCAGGCCAGTTTCCACGCCAAATTGTGGACATCTGCGATACCCGTATTGAGCCCCAGCGCGCTGTCGGGCGGAAACCGATGCGCTGCCTCACCAGCCAGGAAGGAGCGCCCTATCCGGTAGGTGGTGGCCACCTGCATTTGCACCGTCCACGACTCAACGGCCTTCACGTTGACTTCGATATTTCGGTCACCGATGGCGTCGAGGATGCGGTCGCGACAGGTCGCTGGAGGAAAATCGTCCAACGACTCGAAGGGGGGGAAATAGGGGAACTGAAACACGAGGTCGTTTGGCCCCCCGTGGATCAGGAGGGCGCCGACACCGTTGGCGCTGCGGGTCCACACCACCGGCCCGGACGCAGCGCGCGGGAGGGCCTCGAGTTCGCCGCTGAAGTGCACGCTGACCATGTGCTGCAACATCGGTCCGTGCGTCGCGACTCCCAATGCAAGCCGGACACTGCTGGATGGACCGTCGGTGGCCACGATGTAGTTGGCCACGATGACGTCACGGGTTCCAGTCGCGGCGTCTGCGACGCTGACCGTGACGCCGTCAGTGAAGTCCGTGTGCGACAGGTACTTCCAACCTGTTCGGAGATCGATGCGCGGATTCCCACGCAAGTGGAGCCACAACAACGGCGAGAGCAGATTCTCTGGCAGGTGAACCGCACGGGTCGGGCTGACAAAGTCACCAACGCCCATATGCATGTCTGGCAGTTCAGCCGGGTGCGCTGGCTCCATCTCGAGACCTGTCAGTGCCGAGCAGTGGGGAATGCCGCCCTTCTCGCGCATCATTTTGCTCAGCGCGAGGATGTCACCCTCCAGTCCGACCTCGCGCCAAATCTCCATCGACCGTGTCGAAACGACGTGCACGGCGGGCCCGCTGTATGCCTGTTGTTGTGCCTCGATCACGATGCACGAAAGTCCTTGTGATGCGAGAAGCAGAGCGGCTGTGGCACCTACCGGACCGGCTCCAACAACAATGACATCACAAGTGTCAGCGATCATTGATTCTCCAATAGTGGTTGTATGTTTCGTCCCGCACCGACAAGGCCGCTCAGTGAAGCATGGTGTTGGTGAAGGCACGCCAGTGAAGTGGGCCGACGCTGGCCAGTCCTCAAGCGCTCACTTGCGAATCCGTCGTAGAGCCGACCGCCCATGAGCCAAGCTGTCGCTGACGCCAGTATCGCGACGGGCGTCGCCGCTCCGCTTGTCTATGCGCGCACGACTATTGATCGGTAACGACCGCCGAACGGCATTCGGCGTGGTTTGCGAACGGTGTTGCACCAGCAGGAGATCGGCGGCCCCTCCTAGCGTCGCAGGCCTCGATACCGGACAGTCACAAGCCGTTGACCGCGGCGCGTTCACACCCCGCGATCAGCCGATTAACGACCACACCTATCGAATACGCGAGGATTTTGGCCAGGACCCAGCCGGTGCCGGGGACGCGTGGCTTGAATTGACCGGTCCAAACCAGGCGCGTCCCACCGTTTAGCTCATCGATGCGCACCTCTGCGCTGTACTCACGCGCCGGTAGTCCACGCAACGCCGTATACCGTTGATAGGAGGGCCGTGTGGCTTCCAGGATCTGCTCGTCGATGGTCAGTAGGCCGCGCAGGCCGCGTAGCCGACGAATCGCTCCGGCGCCCAACGGGTCTATCGGACCCAGCTGGACGACGTCAGAACGGTTGAAGACTGGAGCCCACTGATTCCACGCCGCTGCGTCGGCGAGGCGATCGTAAATCTTCTGGGCCGCAACGGTGGTATCCCGCTCGATCCGGAAGACGCTCCTAGTTCCCGCCGTCACGACCCCATTCACAAATTCCTCCTCAAGAAGGCGTCGGCGTTGTTGACGATGGGGTCGACGAACTCTGGCTTGTAGTACAAGTCGAAGTGGGTGGCGGCCTCCGCGACCATGATTTCCTTTTTGTCCGCCGGGATCTCCGCATAGAATTTTTGGAGTTTATCCACCGAATACCCGCCGTCGGCATACGCCATGAAGAACGGCTTGTTGATGAATCCTTTTATGTATTCGAAGGGGTTGTAGCGGCCAGTCATTATGTTACTTGCCCGATAGAAGTTGCCTTTGTTCTTCCAATTGGGCACATAGCCGGGCTGCCCCTCGCCTCCGTAGTACTCCTTCATTCCCACCTGCGTCTCCGTCGCGGGGATTATTTCCATCCACTTCTTGAACGGGACAATCGGTATGTAGAAGTAGACCCCGAACAGCTTGAAGAGGTTGATGATCGGGTCGGAAAGACCCATCAATACACTCACGACGGTCTTTCCCCCGAACGCTTTTGGATAGTCGATATGTGACGTCAGATACGGGCTGATCGCCACCGTCGCCTTGATGCGCGGATCCGCCGAGCTGGCGGCCGTCGCATGTCCGGCTCCCATGCAGATGCCGGCGCTGATGAGCTTGTCTTTATCAACTTCGGGCAGCGATGCGAGGTAGGTATACGCGTTCTTGTTGTCTGAAATGATCGAGAAGGGATCCTCCATTTGAGGAACGCCCTCGCTCTCGCCGTAGCCTTTTGGATCAAAAGCCAAGGTGACGTACCCCTTGCCCGCGAACTTCCGCGCGTACAGGCTTGCCGTTTGTTCCTTCACACCGCTCGCTGGTCGGGTAATGACCATCCCAGGCAGCTTTTCCCCTGCGCTGATTCCGTCGGGAGTGAAGAGAAGGCCTGCGATTTTCTTGCCATCGCTGTCGAACGTGACCTTCTTCTCCGTCACTCCCGAAACTTCGCGGCCCATGGGTTGGCTCCTTCGTGAAATCTTTGAGTAGATTCGCTTGTCGATCGTGTTGTTGAGACTGCGGTGTGGGGGAGAAGTTTTACGTCGATTCCCAGAACACGCGGGGCCGGACGCGATTCCCTTCATTCGCGACGATGCAGTGTCGGCAATGATATGAGGATCCCGAGCGCCCATCTTTGTCCGATCGCGCCACATCGACGTTCGATCGCGCCAGCCTCGTCGGAGCGGCGACGCGTTGCGGTGCTTCGTGGTATCTGATCGCAGCCCGGTCCGGCTCCGCGCCTGGTTTGTCGGGTTGCGCCGCTTCGCAAGCTTTTCCATGCGCCTGGCGTATACACAGATGCCGTCCCTCGGGTCCGGATCCGCCGATGGCGTGCTTGCCGGGACGCGGGGACCGAGCTCGTCGGCCATGCCGCGGAGCCCTGGGTGACGTGCGAAAGAACTGAGTACCCAACGTCAGATCAATGGAAGGACCTCGATGGTCGGTTTTCACGCCCTCAACCATGTCGCCGTGACCGTAAGCGATCTGACGGTCAGCGGGCCCTGGTATCGCGCGCTGATCGGTACGGAGCCTGCGATCGACGAGCACACCGGCGCAGGGTTTCACCATCAGGTGTGGATCTTTGAGGACGGTTCCGCGTTTGGCATTCACCAGCATGACGAGCGAGCCGATAGTGAGGGATTCAGCGAGTTTCGGGTTGGGCTGGATCATATCGGCTTCGGTTGCTCCGCCAGGAGCGAGTTAGAAGCCTGGGTACGGCGCCTCGACGAGCTAGGCATCGAACACTGCGGCATTGTGGATGCGCCCTATGGATCGGCGCTCAGTTTCCGTGATCCAGACGGTATCGCGCTGGAATTCTTCGCATTTCCGGGTTGACAGCGTGCACGGTTGTCGCGTGTGCGCGTTGACTCTGCGCTGAGGGCGGCCGTTTCGGGCAGTTCGACGCCGTAGATGCAGAGTCAACGCAACGTCGGCGCGCCGTCCCAGACCCGGTTCGAGCGGACCGTGTCCAACCGGTAGTCGGTGACCCGGATATCGAACAGTCGCGAGCCGAGATCGCGTGCGCATGCCAGCGGGTCGCTGGGGTCACGCACGATCTCGCCGCGGCTGTTTGCATTTCCGACGACAACCCCGACCAGGTCCTGGTTCAGGTAACGGGTCAGCTCCTGGAACTGCGCGATGACGCCTTGGGTCGCTCCGAGATAGCTCTCCTCGCAGGAGATCAGTACGCCGATCTTCTTGTGCATGATCCCGTTGACCACCCGGTCCTGCTGCGGAGCGCTGTTGGCGGTGTAGCAGAACAACCGGTCGAAGACGGTCTTGAGTCGGCCTGGCATGCCGTAGAAGTACAGCGGCATCGCGAAGATGATGCCGTCCGATGGCAGCATGTGGTCGATCAGCAGCTCTTCGTAGCGGTCGTCCAGCGAGCAGCTGCCGTCGGACAGGCGGCACCGCCGGCAGTTGCCGAGCATCCGTTGCACGTGCTCGTCGAGGAAAAGGTGCTCGACATGGTGCCCGGCTCGCTGTGCGCCCTCGACGGCGGCGCGCGCGAGGATGTGCGAGTTGCCGTCTTCGCGCGGGCTGGCGCTCACCACGAGTGTCTCCATGTGGCGTACCAACCTGTCGGCCTGCCCGTTTGTTTCCGGCGCGTTTACTCCGGTTGCGAGTTAGCGACGTGGGCATGACTGTATGACGGTGACAGTCACCGAACCCACCGTCCAGAGCGACGGCAGCTACCGCGACCAGGTCGTCGCCGTAGAACCCGGCGGCAACGAATACATCGCCGAGGCCGATCGCCACGGCAAACCCAGCCAGTTGTTCTGGACCTGGACCTCGCCCAACCTCGAATTCGCGACGATCTTCGTCGGCGTGCTGGCGGTGGCGGCGTTCGGCATGAGCTTCTGGCAGGCGGTCCTCGGCATCGTGATCGGCACCGGGCTTGGCGCGATCGCGCACTACTTCCTGTCCGCGCGCGGACCCTTGCACGGAGTGCCACAGATGGTGCTGGGCCGACTTCCGTTCGGGTTCAAGGGCAACGCTGTGCCCGCGGTGCTGATGTCGATCACCGCCGGGGTCGGCTGGTTCGCCACCAACAGCGTCAGCGGCGCCTACGCGCTGGCCACCCTGTTTGGTTTCGCCCCGCTGGTCGGACTGGTGATCATCGTGCTGCTGCAGACCGCGCTGGCGTTCTTCGGGCACAACCTGGTGCAGGCCTTCGAGCGTTGGACGTTCCCGGTGCTCGCCGTGATCTTCGCGGTCGCGTCGGTGGTCATCCTGTCCAAAGCGCACCTCGGCGCTCCCGCCGCGGGCGGCGTCGGCGGCATGGGGGGATTCCTGCTGACCGTCGGCACCGCATTCGGTTACGCGGCGGGGTGGACGCCCTACGCAGCCGACTACACCCGCTACCTGCCCGCCTCTGTGTCGACCGCCCGTACCGGATTCTTCGCGGCCGCAGGGCTGTTCGTGTCGTGCGTGTTCCTCGAGGTGGTCGGCGCGGCATCGGTCACCATCGGCGGTGACTCGCTGGACAATCCGACCGCCGAGTTCACCAGCCAGTTGGCCTCGCCGCTGGCCAAGGCGACGCTGCTGGCCATCGCGATCGGCGCCGTCGCCGCCAATGCCATCAACATCTATTCGGGCGCAATGGCTTTCGTGACGCTTGGCATCAAACTTCCGCATCACGTCGCCAGGGCCGTCGTCACCGTGTTCTTCGGCGTGGCGGGCTTTCTGGTGGCCTCGTGGGCGCTGCCCGACGCCGCCCAGAGTTATGAGGCGTTCCTGCTCATCATCGCCTACTGGATCGGACCGTGGCTCGGCGTGGTGTTCGCCGACCAGTATCTGCGCCGCGGCCAGGCCGTCGCAGGCTTCCTCTACGACCGCTCGTATGCGAATTGGAACGGCCTGCTGTCGTTCGTGATCGGGTTGGCGGTGTCGGTGGCGTTGTTCTCCAACCAGGAGAAGTTCGTCGGCTTCGTCGCCAAGGCGTGCCCGGCACTGGGTGACGTCACGTTCTTCGTCGGGTTCCTGTTGGCCGGGGCCGCCTATCTGACGCTGTGCAGGTCCAAGATCGCCGCGGAGCGGGTGGTCGGCTAGATGGACGCCGACGCGATGCTCGAGGTCGCCTACCAGGAGGCCCTAAAAGGGTTGGCGGAAGGCGGTATTCCGATCGGTGCCGCGCTGTTCACCGCCGATGGGGTGCTGCTCGGCAGCGGCCACAACCGGCGGGTGCAGCAGGACGATCCGTCGATACATGCCGAGACCGACGCGTTTCGGGCTGCGGGACGGCAACGCGACTACCGGTCGGCGGTGATGGTGACGACGTTGTCGCCGTGCTGGTACTGCAGCGGACTGGTGCGCCAGTTCAACATCGGGGCGGTGGTGATTGGGGAGAGCCGCACCTTCACCGGCGGGCACGACTGGCTGGCAGAGCACGGCGTAGCGGTCACGGTGCTCGACGACGAGCGGTGTGTGACGATGATGGCGGACTTCATCGCGGCCAACCCGCAACTCTGGAACGAGGACATAGGGATCAGTGAGTGATTGCGACCGTTGACATTTCGCATTGGCGCGAGGGTGCGGCGGCTGCCGACAGGGTGGCCGTGGCAGTTGATGAGGGATTGCAGCGTGCGGGTTTCATCCTGGTCACCGGGCATGGCATAGACCCGTCGTTACCGGCGGAGGTGCGCGCCGCCGCGCGCGAGTTCTTCGCGCTGCCCGATGAGGTCAAGCAGCGCTACGCCGTGTCGGTCGCCGGCCACGGTTGGCTGCCGCCCGGGGTCGAGGCGAACGCGTACGCCGAGGGCACCGAGACGCCGCCGGACCTGAAGGAGAGCTACAGCCTGGGCGCCGAAACGACGACCGGCGACCCCGAGGTGGACCGGGTGTGGTTCGCACCGAACGTCTGGCCCGACGAGGTCCCGTCGTTGCAGCGGCTGGTCGGCCAGTACACCGCCGCCATGCGCCGGTTGGCCGACGATCTGCTGGCGTTGTTCGCCTATGCGCTGAAGCTGCCGGACAACCCGTTCGCCGCCCTGGCCGACCGGCCGACCTGGACCATGAACATCAACCACTATCCGCCGGTCAGCGTCGTCGGCGAACCCGAACCCGGGCAGTTCCGCATCGGACCGCACACCGACTTCGGCACGGTGACCATTCTCGACCGCGAACCGGGCGCCGGTGGCCTGCAAGTGTATTCGGACGACGACGACTGGAGCGATGCCCCGTACGACCCCGACGCGCTGACCGTCAACATCGGCGACCTGTTGGAGTACTGGAGCGGGCGACGCTGGCCGTCGGGCAGGCATCGGGTGCTGCCACCGCAACCGCACGCGCCCGAGGAGGACCTGGTGTCGCTGGTCTACTTCTACGAGGCCAACCACGACGCGGTCGTCACGCCGCTGAAGCCGCCCATCGGGCGGGTGTCGGGGCTGGGGCCGGTGACGTCGTCGGCATTCATCAAGGAGCGCTTGGACGCCATCACCGTCGGCTGAAACGCCAGGCAAGTGACCGCAAAATGCCACTTTTTCGCGGCGTGTCGCGGACAAACACGGGCGCTCGCGGGAGGGGCGGGTGCACGTTCTGCCAGAATGGCCGCCATGCGCGTCTACCTGGGCTCTGACCACGCGGGCTTCGAACTCAAACAGGCAGTCATCGAGCACCTCAGCAAGAACGGCCACGACCCGGTCGACTGCGGCGCCTACGTCTACGACGCCGAGGACGACTATCCGGCGTTCTGCATCGCGGCCGCGGAGAAGACGGTCGCCGACCCGGGCAGCCTCGGCATCGTGATCGGTGGTTCGGGCAACGGTGAGCAGATGGCCGCGAACAAGGTGCCAGGGGTGCGCTGCGCGCTGGCATGGAGCGTGGAGACCGCAACGCTGGCCCGCGAGCACAACAACGCCCAGGTGATGGGCATCGGCGGCCGCATGCACACGCTGGAGCAGGCGTTGGAGATCATCGACGCGTTCCTGGCGGCCGAGTGGTCGAAAGCCGAACGGCACCAACGCCGTATCGACATCTTGGCCGAGTACGAGAAGACGCACGTCGCGCCACCGGTGCCCGGCGCACCGGCCTGAGGCATGCCCGAAGGCCACACCCTGCACCGGCTGGCCCGGCTGCATCAGCGCCGGTTCGGACGTGCCCCCGTGATGGTGTCCAGCCCGCAGGGCAGGTTCATCGACGGCGCCGCCTCGGTCAACGGGCGGGTGCTCAAGAAGGCCAGCGCATGGGGCAAGCACCTGTTCCACCATTACGAGGGCGGCCGGGTGGTGCACGTGCACCTCGGCCTGTACGGCACGTTCACCGAGGTGCCGATCCCCATGCCGCTGCCGGTCGGCCAGGTGCGAATGCGGATGATCGGCACCGAGTACGGCACCGATCTGCGTGGCCCGACGGTGTGCGAGGTGATCGAGGAGCCCGAAGTCGCCGAGGTGGTCGCCAGGCTGGGGCCGGATCCGTTGCGGCCGGACGCCGATGGCTCGCTGGCGTGGGCGCGAATCTGCAAGTCCCGGAGGCCGATTGGGGCCTTGCTGATGGACCAGACGGTGATCGCCGGGGTCGGCAACGTGTACCGCAACGAACTGTTGTTCCGCCATCGCATCGACCCGTATCGGCTTGGCACACGCGTCGACGAGGCCGAGTTCGAGGCGATGTGGACGGATCTGGTCGCGCTGATGAAGGTCGGGTTGCGGCGCGGCAAGATCATCACGGTGCGACCCGAGGACGACCACGGTCTGCCGTCGTATGCGCCGGGGCGCCCGCGCACGTACGTCTACCGCAGGGCCGGGGAACCGTGCCGGGTGTGCGGCACCACGATCCGCACCGCCGAACTCGAGGGCCGCAATCTGTTCTGGTGTCCGACCGACCAGACGTAGTTCGCTGGACTCGCGTCCGGGCGCACAGGCGTATTTGGCGAATTAGCGACGGCGTTGAGTTTGAATTTGCTCTCGACAAGAGAGCCGCGCGCGTATCGCCTGAATTACCTGATACGGGTGTTCAGTCAGCGGATACCGTGTTTGCGGATGGAAACGCTGCGCGAATTCGAGTATTTGCTGTCGCTTGGCAAACAACGAGTTCAAAGGGGTTGAATATGTCCAAGCGCAGTTCCTATCGAGGTAGCGGGTCGCATCGTCGATGGAAGAAGGGGCGTCCGTTCGACGCAACGGCGGCGCCGGCGCGTCCGGTGATGCAGGCGGTAGCGGCGGAGGCGACGCCTGACGCGGCAACGCAGGAGAGGACTCTGGCGACGTCACCCACTCGACGTCCCCGGGGTCCGCCAGCAAATCGAGCGAGGTTCGGCGGCCTCGGCGACAATCGCCGGGTGGAACTGATTCTCGTTGTCGTCGGCGCCATCGTGGTGACGGCCATCGCGCATCGGCGCGGGCTCGAACCTGCACTCGTTCTCGTCGTGGTCGGATTCGCGGCGTCGTTCGCACCCGAATTCAAGGGCGTGGAGCTGGAATCCGAAGTGCTGCTGTCGGTGGTGTTGCCGCCGCTGCTCTACTCTGCCGCCCTCGACTTTTCGTTCCCGACCTTCCTGCGCAACATCCGACCCATCCTGGGTCTCGGGGTCGGCCTCGTCGTCATCACCGCTGTCGCCGTCGCGGGCGTCGCCGCGTGGCTGGTGCCGTCGCTGACGTTCGCCACCGCGTTGATCCTCGGTGCGGTGGTGGCGCCGCCCGACGCGGTCACTGCGGTGGCGGTCGGCCGAAAATTGGGCCTGCCCAAAAAGGTGATGGCGATCCTGACGGGGGAGAGTCTGGTCAACGACGCGGCCGCGCTGTCGCTGTTCTCGATTTCGGTGGCGCACGTCGCGGGCAGCGAGGCGTTCATCGAAAATCCGGTCCTGTTGTTCGGCTACAGCGCCGTCCTCGGCACCGCATTCGGTGCGGCACTGGGTTACATCACGCTGTGGATCCGGCGCAGGCTCGCGCATCCGGGGCTGGAAACGATCCAGGGTCTGGTGGTGCCGTTCGCGGCGTTCATCTCCGCAGAACATCTGCACGCGTCCGGGGTGCTGGCGGTCGTCGTGGCGGGCTTCGTCGTCGGCCACGGCTCGCTGGATGCGGGTTATCAGACACGGCTGCAGGAGCGGTATGTGTGGAACTCCGTCGATGTGATGCTCGAGGCGTTCGTCTTCGCCTACATCGGGCTGCAATTGCGGTTCGTGCTCGAGGATCTGCGCGAGGCACACGAATCGCTGACCGAGGTCGCGCTGGCGTCCGCTGTCGTGCTGACGGTCGTGCTGGTGATCCGGCCCGCATGCGTGTTCCTGATGTTCGGCCGGGGCCTGCTGTCGCGTCATGTCGAAAGCAGGCTCAGCGTGCCGGTCCCTGGCGGTGCACGCGGCGCGCTCGGCACGCGAAAACGGTTGGACGGCAAGTGGTCTACCATGATCGACCGCCGCTTGCTGACGTGGCAGGAGAACGTCGTCGTGTCGTGGACAGGCATGCGCGGTGTGGTGACGCTGGCCGCGGCGTCGGGTATCCCACTGCTGACCACCGCCGGTGAGCCGTTCCCCGAACGGGCGACGATTCAGGCCATCGCGTTCGCGGTCAGCGTCGGCACCCTGCTCCTGCAGGGCTGGACGTTGCCGCTGCTGATCCGTTGGCTCGGGCCGTCTTTCGAAGCCGACCGGGTGCTCGACGACACCGAGACCCGCAAGGCCGAGCAGATCGTGCACACTGCCGCGGACGACGTGCTGGCCAAGTTCGCCGCCGACCCGCCCGCGGGTCTGGATGCCGCGACGCTGGCCAACATCAGGCTGACCATCGCCAGGCACTCCCAGGACGCCGACGAGATGCCTGATCCGGAGTCGCACACGCGGCGCGCGGAGGTGTTCTCGCAGCTCTATCGCGAAGTGCTTGCGGCGCAACGCAGCGCGCTGATCGCCGAGCGTGACGCCGGGCGCATCGAGGAGGAGGCGGCCCGCGCCATGCTGGAACGCTTGGACTTACAAGAGGCCGGGGTGTCGGCGCGTCTGGACAGCCGCTTCTGAATCAGAAGCCGCCGAAGTCGCCGCCGCCGAAGTCGCCGCCACCCCAGCCACCGCCGTCCCAGCCGCCGCCGTCGCCGCTGTACCCGTCGAAGCCACTGGCGTCGGCGCTGCCGCCGTCGAATCCGCCTGCGTCCTGCCCGGCCGCGAACCCGTCGGAATAGCCGTCACCGTAACCGCTCTCGAAACCCTGTGCGCCGTAGTCGACTCCGTGCATGCCGTCGAACAACGCATCGAACAACAGCACCGACCCGAGGCCCCACGCGCCGGCCACCAGAGCTGGTTTCCACCACGGCTCCGAATACCATCCGGCAGGAACTGGACGGCCTGCGACCCGGCCGCCGGGGTAGTAGTTCGGTGTGCGCTGCGACGGCGACGGCGACGCCTCGATCTCGCGGCCCTCGAAGTTGATGCGCCGGTCTTCGGTCACGGTGCCCGCCGACCGCTGCCCGGCCAGCGACTCCAACTCAGGGCCGG
The genomic region above belongs to Mycobacterium sp. 3519A and contains:
- a CDS encoding FAD-dependent monooxygenase — translated: MIADTCDVIVVGAGPVGATAALLLASQGLSCIVIEAQQQAYSGPAVHVVSTRSMEIWREVGLEGDILALSKMMREKGGIPHCSALTGLEMEPAHPAELPDMHMGVGDFVSPTRAVHLPENLLSPLLWLHLRGNPRIDLRTGWKYLSHTDFTDGVTVSVADAATGTRDVIVANYIVATDGPSSSVRLALGVATHGPMLQHMVSVHFSGELEALPRAASGPVVWTRSANGVGALLIHGGPNDLVFQFPYFPPFESLDDFPPATCRDRILDAIGDRNIEVNVKAVESWTVQMQVATTYRIGRSFLAGEAAHRFPPDSALGLNTGIADVHNLAWKLAWVHTGRAGDDLLNTYERERHPVGVAMAAEAMESLDGMLEVVAVLGLPRRAARLLPRAVAALPTWLPQAPVRVVLHGLIRLAYQRFFLGISPGRVGRSARRRARAAITRQRSHHHTCGRDLRVRYTDGAVSSDGLPAARNDQHFCAPFSRSGGRLPHRWVSERGGRVSTLDLISRDELTLLMTSESAPVWCVAAEGLPFSPVAVAERDIFETGVPARRFDALVVRPDGHIVAALDSERHGAGSLRQALLVVGASSSAAGADATP
- a CDS encoding SRPBCC family protein, with the protein product MNGVVTAGTRSVFRIERDTTVAAQKIYDRLADAAAWNQWAPVFNRSDVVQLGPIDPLGAGAIRRLRGLRGLLTIDEQILEATRPSYQRYTALRGLPAREYSAEVRIDELNGGTRLVWTGQFKPRVPGTGWVLAKILAYSIGVVVNRLIAGCERAAVNGL
- a CDS encoding alpha/beta hydrolase, which encodes MGREVSGVTEKKVTFDSDGKKIAGLLFTPDGISAGEKLPGMVITRPASGVKEQTASLYARKFAGKGYVTLAFDPKGYGESEGVPQMEDPFSIISDNKNAYTYLASLPEVDKDKLISAGICMGAGHATAASSADPRIKATVAISPYLTSHIDYPKAFGGKTVVSVLMGLSDPIINLFKLFGVYFYIPIVPFKKWMEIIPATETQVGMKEYYGGEGQPGYVPNWKNKGNFYRASNIMTGRYNPFEYIKGFINKPFFMAYADGGYSVDKLQKFYAEIPADKKEIMVAEAATHFDLYYKPEFVDPIVNNADAFLRRNL
- a CDS encoding VOC family protein; translation: MVGFHALNHVAVTVSDLTVSGPWYRALIGTEPAIDEHTGAGFHHQVWIFEDGSAFGIHQHDERADSEGFSEFRVGLDHIGFGCSARSELEAWVRRLDELGIEHCGIVDAPYGSALSFRDPDGIALEFFAFPG
- a CDS encoding flavodoxin family protein yields the protein METLVVSASPREDGNSHILARAAVEGAQRAGHHVEHLFLDEHVQRMLGNCRRCRLSDGSCSLDDRYEELLIDHMLPSDGIIFAMPLYFYGMPGRLKTVFDRLFCYTANSAPQQDRVVNGIMHKKIGVLISCEESYLGATQGVIAQFQELTRYLNQDLVGVVVGNANSRGEIVRDPSDPLACARDLGSRLFDIRVTDYRLDTVRSNRVWDGAPTLR
- a CDS encoding cytosine permease, with the protein product MTVTVTEPTVQSDGSYRDQVVAVEPGGNEYIAEADRHGKPSQLFWTWTSPNLEFATIFVGVLAVAAFGMSFWQAVLGIVIGTGLGAIAHYFLSARGPLHGVPQMVLGRLPFGFKGNAVPAVLMSITAGVGWFATNSVSGAYALATLFGFAPLVGLVIIVLLQTALAFFGHNLVQAFERWTFPVLAVIFAVASVVILSKAHLGAPAAGGVGGMGGFLLTVGTAFGYAAGWTPYAADYTRYLPASVSTARTGFFAAAGLFVSCVFLEVVGAASVTIGGDSLDNPTAEFTSQLASPLAKATLLAIAIGAVAANAINIYSGAMAFVTLGIKLPHHVARAVVTVFFGVAGFLVASWALPDAAQSYEAFLLIIAYWIGPWLGVVFADQYLRRGQAVAGFLYDRSYANWNGLLSFVIGLAVSVALFSNQEKFVGFVAKACPALGDVTFFVGFLLAGAAYLTLCRSKIAAERVVG
- a CDS encoding nucleoside deaminase, producing the protein MDADAMLEVAYQEALKGLAEGGIPIGAALFTADGVLLGSGHNRRVQQDDPSIHAETDAFRAAGRQRDYRSAVMVTTLSPCWYCSGLVRQFNIGAVVIGESRTFTGGHDWLAEHGVAVTVLDDERCVTMMADFIAANPQLWNEDIGISE
- a CDS encoding isopenicillin N synthase family oxygenase; the protein is MIATVDISHWREGAAAADRVAVAVDEGLQRAGFILVTGHGIDPSLPAEVRAAAREFFALPDEVKQRYAVSVAGHGWLPPGVEANAYAEGTETPPDLKESYSLGAETTTGDPEVDRVWFAPNVWPDEVPSLQRLVGQYTAAMRRLADDLLALFAYALKLPDNPFAALADRPTWTMNINHYPPVSVVGEPEPGQFRIGPHTDFGTVTILDREPGAGGLQVYSDDDDWSDAPYDPDALTVNIGDLLEYWSGRRWPSGRHRVLPPQPHAPEEDLVSLVYFYEANHDAVVTPLKPPIGRVSGLGPVTSSAFIKERLDAITVG
- a CDS encoding ribose-5-phosphate isomerase, which codes for MRVYLGSDHAGFELKQAVIEHLSKNGHDPVDCGAYVYDAEDDYPAFCIAAAEKTVADPGSLGIVIGGSGNGEQMAANKVPGVRCALAWSVETATLAREHNNAQVMGIGGRMHTLEQALEIIDAFLAAEWSKAERHQRRIDILAEYEKTHVAPPVPGAPA
- a CDS encoding Fpg/Nei family DNA glycosylase, which gives rise to MPEGHTLHRLARLHQRRFGRAPVMVSSPQGRFIDGAASVNGRVLKKASAWGKHLFHHYEGGRVVHVHLGLYGTFTEVPIPMPLPVGQVRMRMIGTEYGTDLRGPTVCEVIEEPEVAEVVARLGPDPLRPDADGSLAWARICKSRRPIGALLMDQTVIAGVGNVYRNELLFRHRIDPYRLGTRVDEAEFEAMWTDLVALMKVGLRRGKIITVRPEDDHGLPSYAPGRPRTYVYRRAGEPCRVCGTTIRTAELEGRNLFWCPTDQT
- a CDS encoding sodium:proton antiporter, coding for MELILVVVGAIVVTAIAHRRGLEPALVLVVVGFAASFAPEFKGVELESEVLLSVVLPPLLYSAALDFSFPTFLRNIRPILGLGVGLVVITAVAVAGVAAWLVPSLTFATALILGAVVAPPDAVTAVAVGRKLGLPKKVMAILTGESLVNDAAALSLFSISVAHVAGSEAFIENPVLLFGYSAVLGTAFGAALGYITLWIRRRLAHPGLETIQGLVVPFAAFISAEHLHASGVLAVVVAGFVVGHGSLDAGYQTRLQERYVWNSVDVMLEAFVFAYIGLQLRFVLEDLREAHESLTEVALASAVVLTVVLVIRPACVFLMFGRGLLSRHVESRLSVPVPGGARGALGTRKRLDGKWSTMIDRRLLTWQENVVVSWTGMRGVVTLAAASGIPLLTTAGEPFPERATIQAIAFAVSVGTLLLQGWTLPLLIRWLGPSFEADRVLDDTETRKAEQIVHTAADDVLAKFAADPPAGLDAATLANIRLTIARHSQDADEMPDPESHTRRAEVFSQLYREVLAAQRSALIAERDAGRIEEEAARAMLERLDLQEAGVSARLDSRF